In the Peromyscus maniculatus bairdii isolate BWxNUB_F1_BW_parent chromosome 20, HU_Pman_BW_mat_3.1, whole genome shotgun sequence genome, one interval contains:
- the Mapk11 gene encoding mitogen-activated protein kinase 11 isoform X3 has product MSGPRAGFYRQELNKTVWEVPQRLQGLRPVGSGAYGSVCSAYDARLRQKVAVKKLSRPFQSLIHARRTYRELRLLKHLKHENVRGRASGAGIEQPTLPGGGGSEVGGEGPLGARPLCGRGPKPVGRCLQLCCGPASVPCPGHRASGRLHAGHIHRGFQRSVSGLGRLGGGLGSLVREGVARHGPHSCPCCRYLVTTLMGADLNNIVKCQALSDEHVQFLVYQLLRGLKYIHSAGIIHRDLKPSNVAVNEDCELRILDFGLARQADEEMTGYVATRWYRAPEIMLNWMHYNQTVDIWSVGCIMAELLQGKALFPGNDYIDQLKRIMEVVGTPSPEVLAKISSEHARTYIQSLPPMPQKDLSSVFHGANPLAVDLLGRMLVLDSDQRVSAAEALAHAYFSQYHDPDDEPEAEPYDESVEAKERTLEEWKELTYQEVLSFKPLEPSQLPGTHEIEQ; this is encoded by the exons ATGTCGGGTCCGCGAGCGGGATTCTACCGGCAGGAGCTGAACAAAACAGTATGGGAGGTGCCGCAGCGGCTGCAGGGCCTCCGCCCGGTGGGCTCCGGCGCCTACGGCTCGGTCTG CTCGGCCTACGACGCGCGTCTGCGCCAGAAGGTGGCTGTGAAGAAGCTGTCTCGCCCTTTCCAATCCCTGATCCACGCGAGGAGGACCTACCGCGAGCTGCGCCTCCTCAAACACCTGAAGCACGAGAACGTGAGAGGGCGGGCCAGTGGTGCAGGGATTGAACAACCGACACTGCCCGGTGGGGGCGGGAGcgaagtgggaggggaggggccttTAGGGGCACGCCCCTTGTGTGGGCGGGGCCCCAAACCAGTGGGGCGTTGCCTACAGCTGTGCTGTGGTCCTGCCTCGGTTCCCTGCCCAGGTCATAGGGCTTCTGGACGTCTTCACGCCGGCCACATCCATCGAGGATTTCAGCGAAGTGTGAGCGGCCTGGGCAGGCTTGGCGGTGGCCTTGGGAGCTTAGTCCGGGAGGGGGTGGCGAGACACGGTCCTCACTCGTGCCCCTGTTGCAGGTACCTGGTGACCACCCTGATGGGCGCTGACCTGAATAACATCGTCAAGTGCCAGGCACTGAGCGATGAGCATGTTCAGTTCCTCGTCTACCAGCTGCTGCGTGGGCTGAAG TATATCCACTCGGCAGGCATCATCCACCGG gaCCTGAAGCCCAGCAATGTGGCGGTGAATGAGGACTGCGAGCTCAGG ATCCTGGACTTCGGGCTCGCGCGCCAGGCCGATGAGGAGATGACTGGATACGTGGCCACACGTTGGTACCGGGCGCCAGAGATCATGCTGAACTGGATGCACTACAACCAGACAG TGGACATCTGGTCCGTGGGCTGCATCATGGCTGAGCTTCTCCAAGGAAAGGCCCTCTTTCCAGGCAATGACT ACATCGACCAGCTGAAGCGAATCATGGAGGTGGTGGGCACACCCAGCCCTGAGGTTCTGGCAAAGATATCCTCGGAGCAT GCCCGGACATACATCCAGTCTCTGCCCCCCATGCCCCAGAAGGACCTCAGCAGTGTCTTCCATGGAGCCAACCCTCTGG CTGTAGACCTCCTTGGAAGGATGCTGGTGCTGGACAGTGACCAGAGGGTCAGTGCAGCTGAAGCCTTGGCCCATGCATACTTCAGTCAGTACCATGATCCTGACGACGAGCCAGAGGCTGAACCCTATGATGAGAGTGTTGAGGCCAAGGAGCGCACGCTGGAAGAGTGGAAGG AGCTTACTTACCAGGAAGTCCTTAGCTTCAAGCCTCTGGAGCCATCACAGCTGCCTGGCACCCATGAGATTGAGCAGTGA
- the Mapk11 gene encoding mitogen-activated protein kinase 11 isoform X7, with translation MSGPRAGFYRQELNKTVWEVPQRLQGLRPVGSGAYGSVCSAYDARLRQKVAVKKLSRPFQSLIHARRTYRELRLLKHLKHENVIGLLDVFTPATSIEDFSEVYLVTTLMGADLNNIVKCQALSDEHVQFLVYQLLRGLKYIHSAGIIHRDLKPSNVAVNEDCELRILDFGLARQADEEMTGYVATRWYRAPEIMLNWMHYNQTVDIWSVGCIMAELLQGKALFPGNDYIDQLKRIMEVVGTPSPEVLAKISSEHARTYIQSLPPMPQKDLSSVFHGANPLAVDLLGRMLVLDSDQRVSAAEALAHAYFSQYHDPDDEPEAEPYDESVEAKERTLEEWKELTYQEVLSFKPLEPSQLPGTHEIEQ, from the exons ATGTCGGGTCCGCGAGCGGGATTCTACCGGCAGGAGCTGAACAAAACAGTATGGGAGGTGCCGCAGCGGCTGCAGGGCCTCCGCCCGGTGGGCTCCGGCGCCTACGGCTCGGTCTG CTCGGCCTACGACGCGCGTCTGCGCCAGAAGGTGGCTGTGAAGAAGCTGTCTCGCCCTTTCCAATCCCTGATCCACGCGAGGAGGACCTACCGCGAGCTGCGCCTCCTCAAACACCTGAAGCACGAGAAC GTCATAGGGCTTCTGGACGTCTTCACGCCGGCCACATCCATCGAGGATTTCAGCGAAGT GTACCTGGTGACCACCCTGATGGGCGCTGACCTGAATAACATCGTCAAGTGCCAGGCACTGAGCGATGAGCATGTTCAGTTCCTCGTCTACCAGCTGCTGCGTGGGCTGAAG TATATCCACTCGGCAGGCATCATCCACCGG gaCCTGAAGCCCAGCAATGTGGCGGTGAATGAGGACTGCGAGCTCAGG ATCCTGGACTTCGGGCTCGCGCGCCAGGCCGATGAGGAGATGACTGGATACGTGGCCACACGTTGGTACCGGGCGCCAGAGATCATGCTGAACTGGATGCACTACAACCAGACAG TGGACATCTGGTCCGTGGGCTGCATCATGGCTGAGCTTCTCCAAGGAAAGGCCCTCTTTCCAGGCAATGACT ACATCGACCAGCTGAAGCGAATCATGGAGGTGGTGGGCACACCCAGCCCTGAGGTTCTGGCAAAGATATCCTCGGAGCAT GCCCGGACATACATCCAGTCTCTGCCCCCCATGCCCCAGAAGGACCTCAGCAGTGTCTTCCATGGAGCCAACCCTCTGG CTGTAGACCTCCTTGGAAGGATGCTGGTGCTGGACAGTGACCAGAGGGTCAGTGCAGCTGAAGCCTTGGCCCATGCATACTTCAGTCAGTACCATGATCCTGACGACGAGCCAGAGGCTGAACCCTATGATGAGAGTGTTGAGGCCAAGGAGCGCACGCTGGAAGAGTGGAAGG AGCTTACTTACCAGGAAGTCCTTAGCTTCAAGCCTCTGGAGCCATCACAGCTGCCTGGCACCCATGAGATTGAGCAGTGA
- the Mapk11 gene encoding mitogen-activated protein kinase 11 isoform X8, with product MSGPRAGFYRQELNKTVWEVPQRLQGLRPVGSGAYGSVCSAYDARLRQKVAVKKLSRPFQSLIHARRTYRELRLLKHLKHENVIGLLDVFTPATSIEDFSEVYLVTTLMGADLNNIVKCQALSDEHVQFLVYQLLRGLKDLKPSNVAVNEDCELRILDFGLARQADEEMTGYVATRWYRAPEIMLNWMHYNQTVDIWSVGCIMAELLQGKALFPGNDYIDQLKRIMEVVGTPSPEVLAKISSEHARTYIQSLPPMPQKDLSSVFHGANPLAVDLLGRMLVLDSDQRVSAAEALAHAYFSQYHDPDDEPEAEPYDESVEAKERTLEEWKELTYQEVLSFKPLEPSQLPGTHEIEQ from the exons ATGTCGGGTCCGCGAGCGGGATTCTACCGGCAGGAGCTGAACAAAACAGTATGGGAGGTGCCGCAGCGGCTGCAGGGCCTCCGCCCGGTGGGCTCCGGCGCCTACGGCTCGGTCTG CTCGGCCTACGACGCGCGTCTGCGCCAGAAGGTGGCTGTGAAGAAGCTGTCTCGCCCTTTCCAATCCCTGATCCACGCGAGGAGGACCTACCGCGAGCTGCGCCTCCTCAAACACCTGAAGCACGAGAAC GTCATAGGGCTTCTGGACGTCTTCACGCCGGCCACATCCATCGAGGATTTCAGCGAAGT GTACCTGGTGACCACCCTGATGGGCGCTGACCTGAATAACATCGTCAAGTGCCAGGCACTGAGCGATGAGCATGTTCAGTTCCTCGTCTACCAGCTGCTGCGTGGGCTGAAG gaCCTGAAGCCCAGCAATGTGGCGGTGAATGAGGACTGCGAGCTCAGG ATCCTGGACTTCGGGCTCGCGCGCCAGGCCGATGAGGAGATGACTGGATACGTGGCCACACGTTGGTACCGGGCGCCAGAGATCATGCTGAACTGGATGCACTACAACCAGACAG TGGACATCTGGTCCGTGGGCTGCATCATGGCTGAGCTTCTCCAAGGAAAGGCCCTCTTTCCAGGCAATGACT ACATCGACCAGCTGAAGCGAATCATGGAGGTGGTGGGCACACCCAGCCCTGAGGTTCTGGCAAAGATATCCTCGGAGCAT GCCCGGACATACATCCAGTCTCTGCCCCCCATGCCCCAGAAGGACCTCAGCAGTGTCTTCCATGGAGCCAACCCTCTGG CTGTAGACCTCCTTGGAAGGATGCTGGTGCTGGACAGTGACCAGAGGGTCAGTGCAGCTGAAGCCTTGGCCCATGCATACTTCAGTCAGTACCATGATCCTGACGACGAGCCAGAGGCTGAACCCTATGATGAGAGTGTTGAGGCCAAGGAGCGCACGCTGGAAGAGTGGAAGG AGCTTACTTACCAGGAAGTCCTTAGCTTCAAGCCTCTGGAGCCATCACAGCTGCCTGGCACCCATGAGATTGAGCAGTGA
- the Mapk11 gene encoding mitogen-activated protein kinase 11 isoform X1 — MSGPRAGFYRQELNKTVWEVPQRLQGLRPVGSGAYGSVCSAYDARLRQKVAVKKLSRPFQSLIHARRTYRELRLLKHLKHENVRGRASGAGIEQPTLPGGGGSEVGGEGPLGARPLCGRGPKPVGRCLQLCCGPASVPCPGHRASGRLHAGHIHRGFQRSVSGLGRLGGGLGSLVREGVARHGPHSCPCCRYLVTTLMGADLNNIVKCQALSDEHVQFLVYQLLRGLKYIHSAGIIHRDLKPSNVAVNEDCELRILDFGLARQADEEMTGYVATRWYRAPEIMLNWMHYNQTVDIWSVGCIMAELLQGKALFPGNDYIDQLKRIMEVVGTPSPEVLAKISSEHARTYIQSLPPMPQKDLSSVFHGANPLAVDLLGRMLVLDSDQRVSAAEALAHAYFSQYHDPDDEPEAEPYDESVEAKERTLEEWKGEQGGAGEGAVPEKSAVGCTSSEQDLTCFMQDTPQNLPPSGLGGETT, encoded by the exons ATGTCGGGTCCGCGAGCGGGATTCTACCGGCAGGAGCTGAACAAAACAGTATGGGAGGTGCCGCAGCGGCTGCAGGGCCTCCGCCCGGTGGGCTCCGGCGCCTACGGCTCGGTCTG CTCGGCCTACGACGCGCGTCTGCGCCAGAAGGTGGCTGTGAAGAAGCTGTCTCGCCCTTTCCAATCCCTGATCCACGCGAGGAGGACCTACCGCGAGCTGCGCCTCCTCAAACACCTGAAGCACGAGAACGTGAGAGGGCGGGCCAGTGGTGCAGGGATTGAACAACCGACACTGCCCGGTGGGGGCGGGAGcgaagtgggaggggaggggccttTAGGGGCACGCCCCTTGTGTGGGCGGGGCCCCAAACCAGTGGGGCGTTGCCTACAGCTGTGCTGTGGTCCTGCCTCGGTTCCCTGCCCAGGTCATAGGGCTTCTGGACGTCTTCACGCCGGCCACATCCATCGAGGATTTCAGCGAAGTGTGAGCGGCCTGGGCAGGCTTGGCGGTGGCCTTGGGAGCTTAGTCCGGGAGGGGGTGGCGAGACACGGTCCTCACTCGTGCCCCTGTTGCAGGTACCTGGTGACCACCCTGATGGGCGCTGACCTGAATAACATCGTCAAGTGCCAGGCACTGAGCGATGAGCATGTTCAGTTCCTCGTCTACCAGCTGCTGCGTGGGCTGAAG TATATCCACTCGGCAGGCATCATCCACCGG gaCCTGAAGCCCAGCAATGTGGCGGTGAATGAGGACTGCGAGCTCAGG ATCCTGGACTTCGGGCTCGCGCGCCAGGCCGATGAGGAGATGACTGGATACGTGGCCACACGTTGGTACCGGGCGCCAGAGATCATGCTGAACTGGATGCACTACAACCAGACAG TGGACATCTGGTCCGTGGGCTGCATCATGGCTGAGCTTCTCCAAGGAAAGGCCCTCTTTCCAGGCAATGACT ACATCGACCAGCTGAAGCGAATCATGGAGGTGGTGGGCACACCCAGCCCTGAGGTTCTGGCAAAGATATCCTCGGAGCAT GCCCGGACATACATCCAGTCTCTGCCCCCCATGCCCCAGAAGGACCTCAGCAGTGTCTTCCATGGAGCCAACCCTCTGG CTGTAGACCTCCTTGGAAGGATGCTGGTGCTGGACAGTGACCAGAGGGTCAGTGCAGCTGAAGCCTTGGCCCATGCATACTTCAGTCAGTACCATGATCCTGACGACGAGCCAGAGGCTGAACCCTATGATGAGAGTGTTGAGGCCAAGGAGCGCACGCTGGAAGAGTGGAAGGGTGAGCAAGGGGGCGCAGGAGAGGGGGCAGTGCCCGAGAAGTCGGCTGTGGGCTGCACTTCCTCAGAACAAGACTTGACGTGCTTCATGCAAGACACTCCCCAGAACTTGCCCCCAAGTGGCTTGGGAGGGGAAACCACATGA
- the Mapk11 gene encoding mitogen-activated protein kinase 11 isoform X4 gives MSGPRAGFYRQELNKTVWEVPQRLQGLRPVGSGAYGSVWVDSGQALRASPHSPTLQLGLRRASAPEGGCEEAVSPFPIPDPREEDLPRAAPPQTPEARERHRASGRLHAGHIHRGFQRSVSGLGRLGGGLGSLVREGVARHGPHSCPCCRYLVTTLMGADLNNIVKCQALSDEHVQFLVYQLLRGLKYIHSAGIIHRDLKPSNVAVNEDCELRILDFGLARQADEEMTGYVATRWYRAPEIMLNWMHYNQTVDIWSVGCIMAELLQGKALFPGNDYIDQLKRIMEVVGTPSPEVLAKISSEHARTYIQSLPPMPQKDLSSVFHGANPLAVDLLGRMLVLDSDQRVSAAEALAHAYFSQYHDPDDEPEAEPYDESVEAKERTLEEWKGEQGGAGEGAVPEKSAVGCTSSEQDLTCFMQDTPQNLPPSGLGGETT, from the exons ATGTCGGGTCCGCGAGCGGGATTCTACCGGCAGGAGCTGAACAAAACAGTATGGGAGGTGCCGCAGCGGCTGCAGGGCCTCCGCCCGGTGGGCTCCGGCGCCTACGGCTCGGTCTG GGTGGACTCAGGCCAGGCGCTCCGCGCATCGCCTCACTCGCCCACCTTGCAGCTCGGCCTACGACGCGCGTCTGCGCCAGAAGGTGGCTGTGAAGAAGCTGTCTCGCCCTTTCCAATCCCTGATCCACGCGAGGAGGACCTACCGCGAGCTGCGCCTCCTCAAACACCTGAAGCACGAGAAC GTCATAGGGCTTCTGGACGTCTTCACGCCGGCCACATCCATCGAGGATTTCAGCGAAGTGTGAGCGGCCTGGGCAGGCTTGGCGGTGGCCTTGGGAGCTTAGTCCGGGAGGGGGTGGCGAGACACGGTCCTCACTCGTGCCCCTGTTGCAGGTACCTGGTGACCACCCTGATGGGCGCTGACCTGAATAACATCGTCAAGTGCCAGGCACTGAGCGATGAGCATGTTCAGTTCCTCGTCTACCAGCTGCTGCGTGGGCTGAAG TATATCCACTCGGCAGGCATCATCCACCGG gaCCTGAAGCCCAGCAATGTGGCGGTGAATGAGGACTGCGAGCTCAGG ATCCTGGACTTCGGGCTCGCGCGCCAGGCCGATGAGGAGATGACTGGATACGTGGCCACACGTTGGTACCGGGCGCCAGAGATCATGCTGAACTGGATGCACTACAACCAGACAG TGGACATCTGGTCCGTGGGCTGCATCATGGCTGAGCTTCTCCAAGGAAAGGCCCTCTTTCCAGGCAATGACT ACATCGACCAGCTGAAGCGAATCATGGAGGTGGTGGGCACACCCAGCCCTGAGGTTCTGGCAAAGATATCCTCGGAGCAT GCCCGGACATACATCCAGTCTCTGCCCCCCATGCCCCAGAAGGACCTCAGCAGTGTCTTCCATGGAGCCAACCCTCTGG CTGTAGACCTCCTTGGAAGGATGCTGGTGCTGGACAGTGACCAGAGGGTCAGTGCAGCTGAAGCCTTGGCCCATGCATACTTCAGTCAGTACCATGATCCTGACGACGAGCCAGAGGCTGAACCCTATGATGAGAGTGTTGAGGCCAAGGAGCGCACGCTGGAAGAGTGGAAGGGTGAGCAAGGGGGCGCAGGAGAGGGGGCAGTGCCCGAGAAGTCGGCTGTGGGCTGCACTTCCTCAGAACAAGACTTGACGTGCTTCATGCAAGACACTCCCCAGAACTTGCCCCCAAGTGGCTTGGGAGGGGAAACCACATGA
- the Mapk11 gene encoding mitogen-activated protein kinase 11 isoform X5, which yields MSGPRAGFYRQELNKTVWEVPQRLQGLRPVGSGAYGSVCSAYDARLRQKVAVKKLSRPFQSLIHARRTYRELRLLKHLKHENVIGLLDVFTPATSIEDFSEVYLVTTLMGADLNNIVKCQALSDEHVQFLVYQLLRGLKYIHSAGIIHRDLKPSNVAVNEDCELRILDFGLARQADEEMTGYVATRWYRAPEIMLNWMHYNQTVDIWSVGCIMAELLQGKALFPGNDYIDQLKRIMEVVGTPSPEVLAKISSEHARTYIQSLPPMPQKDLSSVFHGANPLAVDLLGRMLVLDSDQRVSAAEALAHAYFSQYHDPDDEPEAEPYDESVEAKERTLEEWKGEQGGAGEGAVPEKSAVGCTSSEQDLTCFMQDTPQNLPPSGLGGETT from the exons ATGTCGGGTCCGCGAGCGGGATTCTACCGGCAGGAGCTGAACAAAACAGTATGGGAGGTGCCGCAGCGGCTGCAGGGCCTCCGCCCGGTGGGCTCCGGCGCCTACGGCTCGGTCTG CTCGGCCTACGACGCGCGTCTGCGCCAGAAGGTGGCTGTGAAGAAGCTGTCTCGCCCTTTCCAATCCCTGATCCACGCGAGGAGGACCTACCGCGAGCTGCGCCTCCTCAAACACCTGAAGCACGAGAAC GTCATAGGGCTTCTGGACGTCTTCACGCCGGCCACATCCATCGAGGATTTCAGCGAAGT GTACCTGGTGACCACCCTGATGGGCGCTGACCTGAATAACATCGTCAAGTGCCAGGCACTGAGCGATGAGCATGTTCAGTTCCTCGTCTACCAGCTGCTGCGTGGGCTGAAG TATATCCACTCGGCAGGCATCATCCACCGG gaCCTGAAGCCCAGCAATGTGGCGGTGAATGAGGACTGCGAGCTCAGG ATCCTGGACTTCGGGCTCGCGCGCCAGGCCGATGAGGAGATGACTGGATACGTGGCCACACGTTGGTACCGGGCGCCAGAGATCATGCTGAACTGGATGCACTACAACCAGACAG TGGACATCTGGTCCGTGGGCTGCATCATGGCTGAGCTTCTCCAAGGAAAGGCCCTCTTTCCAGGCAATGACT ACATCGACCAGCTGAAGCGAATCATGGAGGTGGTGGGCACACCCAGCCCTGAGGTTCTGGCAAAGATATCCTCGGAGCAT GCCCGGACATACATCCAGTCTCTGCCCCCCATGCCCCAGAAGGACCTCAGCAGTGTCTTCCATGGAGCCAACCCTCTGG CTGTAGACCTCCTTGGAAGGATGCTGGTGCTGGACAGTGACCAGAGGGTCAGTGCAGCTGAAGCCTTGGCCCATGCATACTTCAGTCAGTACCATGATCCTGACGACGAGCCAGAGGCTGAACCCTATGATGAGAGTGTTGAGGCCAAGGAGCGCACGCTGGAAGAGTGGAAGGGTGAGCAAGGGGGCGCAGGAGAGGGGGCAGTGCCCGAGAAGTCGGCTGTGGGCTGCACTTCCTCAGAACAAGACTTGACGTGCTTCATGCAAGACACTCCCCAGAACTTGCCCCCAAGTGGCTTGGGAGGGGAAACCACATGA
- the Mapk11 gene encoding mitogen-activated protein kinase 11 isoform X6 has translation MSGPRAGFYRQELNKTVWEVPQRLQGLRPVGSGAYGSVCSAYDARLRQKVAVKKLSRPFQSLIHARRTYRELRLLKHLKHENVIGLLDVFTPATSIEDFSEVYLVTTLMGADLNNIVKCQALSDEHVQFLVYQLLRGLKDLKPSNVAVNEDCELRILDFGLARQADEEMTGYVATRWYRAPEIMLNWMHYNQTVDIWSVGCIMAELLQGKALFPGNDYIDQLKRIMEVVGTPSPEVLAKISSEHARTYIQSLPPMPQKDLSSVFHGANPLAVDLLGRMLVLDSDQRVSAAEALAHAYFSQYHDPDDEPEAEPYDESVEAKERTLEEWKGEQGGAGEGAVPEKSAVGCTSSEQDLTCFMQDTPQNLPPSGLGGETT, from the exons ATGTCGGGTCCGCGAGCGGGATTCTACCGGCAGGAGCTGAACAAAACAGTATGGGAGGTGCCGCAGCGGCTGCAGGGCCTCCGCCCGGTGGGCTCCGGCGCCTACGGCTCGGTCTG CTCGGCCTACGACGCGCGTCTGCGCCAGAAGGTGGCTGTGAAGAAGCTGTCTCGCCCTTTCCAATCCCTGATCCACGCGAGGAGGACCTACCGCGAGCTGCGCCTCCTCAAACACCTGAAGCACGAGAAC GTCATAGGGCTTCTGGACGTCTTCACGCCGGCCACATCCATCGAGGATTTCAGCGAAGT GTACCTGGTGACCACCCTGATGGGCGCTGACCTGAATAACATCGTCAAGTGCCAGGCACTGAGCGATGAGCATGTTCAGTTCCTCGTCTACCAGCTGCTGCGTGGGCTGAAG gaCCTGAAGCCCAGCAATGTGGCGGTGAATGAGGACTGCGAGCTCAGG ATCCTGGACTTCGGGCTCGCGCGCCAGGCCGATGAGGAGATGACTGGATACGTGGCCACACGTTGGTACCGGGCGCCAGAGATCATGCTGAACTGGATGCACTACAACCAGACAG TGGACATCTGGTCCGTGGGCTGCATCATGGCTGAGCTTCTCCAAGGAAAGGCCCTCTTTCCAGGCAATGACT ACATCGACCAGCTGAAGCGAATCATGGAGGTGGTGGGCACACCCAGCCCTGAGGTTCTGGCAAAGATATCCTCGGAGCAT GCCCGGACATACATCCAGTCTCTGCCCCCCATGCCCCAGAAGGACCTCAGCAGTGTCTTCCATGGAGCCAACCCTCTGG CTGTAGACCTCCTTGGAAGGATGCTGGTGCTGGACAGTGACCAGAGGGTCAGTGCAGCTGAAGCCTTGGCCCATGCATACTTCAGTCAGTACCATGATCCTGACGACGAGCCAGAGGCTGAACCCTATGATGAGAGTGTTGAGGCCAAGGAGCGCACGCTGGAAGAGTGGAAGGGTGAGCAAGGGGGCGCAGGAGAGGGGGCAGTGCCCGAGAAGTCGGCTGTGGGCTGCACTTCCTCAGAACAAGACTTGACGTGCTTCATGCAAGACACTCCCCAGAACTTGCCCCCAAGTGGCTTGGGAGGGGAAACCACATGA
- the Mapk11 gene encoding mitogen-activated protein kinase 11 isoform X2, which yields MSGPRAGFYRQELNKTVWEVPQRLQGLRPVGSGAYGSVCSAYDARLRQKVAVKKLSRPFQSLIHARRTYRELRLLKHLKHENVRGRASGAGIEQPTLPGGGGSEVGGEGPLGARPLCGRGPKPVGRCLQLCCGPASVPCPGHRASGRLHAGHIHRGFQRSVSGLGRLGGGLGSLVREGVARHGPHSCPCCRYLVTTLMGADLNNIVKCQALSDEHVQFLVYQLLRGLKDLKPSNVAVNEDCELRILDFGLARQADEEMTGYVATRWYRAPEIMLNWMHYNQTVDIWSVGCIMAELLQGKALFPGNDYIDQLKRIMEVVGTPSPEVLAKISSEHARTYIQSLPPMPQKDLSSVFHGANPLAVDLLGRMLVLDSDQRVSAAEALAHAYFSQYHDPDDEPEAEPYDESVEAKERTLEEWKGEQGGAGEGAVPEKSAVGCTSSEQDLTCFMQDTPQNLPPSGLGGETT from the exons ATGTCGGGTCCGCGAGCGGGATTCTACCGGCAGGAGCTGAACAAAACAGTATGGGAGGTGCCGCAGCGGCTGCAGGGCCTCCGCCCGGTGGGCTCCGGCGCCTACGGCTCGGTCTG CTCGGCCTACGACGCGCGTCTGCGCCAGAAGGTGGCTGTGAAGAAGCTGTCTCGCCCTTTCCAATCCCTGATCCACGCGAGGAGGACCTACCGCGAGCTGCGCCTCCTCAAACACCTGAAGCACGAGAACGTGAGAGGGCGGGCCAGTGGTGCAGGGATTGAACAACCGACACTGCCCGGTGGGGGCGGGAGcgaagtgggaggggaggggccttTAGGGGCACGCCCCTTGTGTGGGCGGGGCCCCAAACCAGTGGGGCGTTGCCTACAGCTGTGCTGTGGTCCTGCCTCGGTTCCCTGCCCAGGTCATAGGGCTTCTGGACGTCTTCACGCCGGCCACATCCATCGAGGATTTCAGCGAAGTGTGAGCGGCCTGGGCAGGCTTGGCGGTGGCCTTGGGAGCTTAGTCCGGGAGGGGGTGGCGAGACACGGTCCTCACTCGTGCCCCTGTTGCAGGTACCTGGTGACCACCCTGATGGGCGCTGACCTGAATAACATCGTCAAGTGCCAGGCACTGAGCGATGAGCATGTTCAGTTCCTCGTCTACCAGCTGCTGCGTGGGCTGAAG gaCCTGAAGCCCAGCAATGTGGCGGTGAATGAGGACTGCGAGCTCAGG ATCCTGGACTTCGGGCTCGCGCGCCAGGCCGATGAGGAGATGACTGGATACGTGGCCACACGTTGGTACCGGGCGCCAGAGATCATGCTGAACTGGATGCACTACAACCAGACAG TGGACATCTGGTCCGTGGGCTGCATCATGGCTGAGCTTCTCCAAGGAAAGGCCCTCTTTCCAGGCAATGACT ACATCGACCAGCTGAAGCGAATCATGGAGGTGGTGGGCACACCCAGCCCTGAGGTTCTGGCAAAGATATCCTCGGAGCAT GCCCGGACATACATCCAGTCTCTGCCCCCCATGCCCCAGAAGGACCTCAGCAGTGTCTTCCATGGAGCCAACCCTCTGG CTGTAGACCTCCTTGGAAGGATGCTGGTGCTGGACAGTGACCAGAGGGTCAGTGCAGCTGAAGCCTTGGCCCATGCATACTTCAGTCAGTACCATGATCCTGACGACGAGCCAGAGGCTGAACCCTATGATGAGAGTGTTGAGGCCAAGGAGCGCACGCTGGAAGAGTGGAAGGGTGAGCAAGGGGGCGCAGGAGAGGGGGCAGTGCCCGAGAAGTCGGCTGTGGGCTGCACTTCCTCAGAACAAGACTTGACGTGCTTCATGCAAGACACTCCCCAGAACTTGCCCCCAAGTGGCTTGGGAGGGGAAACCACATGA